The following coding sequences lie in one Synechococcus sp. PCC 7336 genomic window:
- a CDS encoding putative selenate ABC transporter substrate-binding protein has protein sequence MKSPVWTVLLLIVLPLAACAPSSTSTTEVEPFVTGAIPDRDPEKLQRRYGLLSDYLEAELGVPVDYRPVTDYTAAVTAFRVGDLDMVWFGGLTGVQARLQVPGAEAIAQRDIDEQFHSVFIANVDSGIEPFDSLAGLTVFEDSRFTFGSESSTSGRLMPQFFLQQAGVELNEFRGEVGFSGSHDATIQLVEAGTYEAGAVNEQVWRSRLEAGEVDRDRVREVWRSPAYFDYHWVIRPEVEDRYGEGFSDRVREALLQLDPEVPEQREILDLFGAGRFIPTHESNYAQIEAVGRQIGKIQ, from the coding sequence TCTACAACTGAGGTGGAACCATTTGTAACGGGAGCAATTCCCGATCGCGATCCCGAGAAACTGCAGCGTCGCTATGGGTTGCTGTCTGACTATTTGGAAGCAGAGCTGGGGGTGCCAGTAGACTATCGACCCGTGACGGATTATACGGCGGCTGTGACCGCCTTTCGCGTCGGCGATTTGGATATGGTCTGGTTTGGCGGTTTGACGGGCGTACAGGCCCGCTTGCAGGTGCCGGGGGCCGAGGCGATCGCCCAACGGGATATTGACGAACAGTTTCACAGTGTCTTTATTGCCAATGTCGATAGCGGTATTGAGCCTTTCGATAGCTTGGCCGGTTTGACGGTGTTTGAGGACAGCCGCTTTACGTTTGGGAGCGAGTCGTCCACTTCGGGACGATTGATGCCGCAGTTTTTTTTGCAGCAGGCTGGCGTCGAGCTAAACGAGTTTCGCGGCGAAGTGGGCTTTTCGGGATCTCACGATGCCACGATTCAGTTGGTGGAAGCGGGAACTTACGAGGCGGGGGCAGTGAACGAGCAGGTGTGGCGCAGTCGGCTGGAGGCGGGGGAGGTGGACCGCGATCGCGTGCGGGAGGTATGGCGCTCTCCCGCCTATTTCGACTATCACTGGGTAATTCGCCCCGAGGTGGAGGATCGCTATGGAGAAGGGTTTAGCGATCGCGTCCGAGAGGCACTCTTGCAACTCGATCCAGAGGTACCCGAACAGCGAGAGATTCTCGACTTGTTTGGGGCTGGGCGGTTCATTCCCACCCACGAATCCAATTACGCTCAAATCGAAGCAGTGGGACGCCAAATTGGCAAGATTCAGTGA
- a CDS encoding phosphonate ABC transporter ATP-binding protein has product MSDGPPICQLQNVNQRFGNVEALTGVSLRIAAGERVALIGPSGAGKSTLLGLLNGTVFPTTGTVTVLGRDLAQLGPQQLRQVQRSIGTVYQQFHLVGNLRAIHNVNAGHLGRWPGWKSLWSLIWPQEVETAKLALERVGISEKLYERTDRLSGGQQQRLALARVLVQQPKLILADEPIASLDPERSREIVDLLRQLCVESGITLVTSLHAVEFARSHCDRIVGLRRGRIAFDCLAAEVSSQMLQDLYRLEGG; this is encoded by the coding sequence GTGAGTGACGGACCTCCCATTTGCCAGTTGCAGAACGTCAACCAGCGGTTTGGCAACGTAGAAGCATTGACGGGGGTCTCTTTGCGCATTGCGGCAGGGGAGCGGGTGGCCTTGATTGGTCCCAGTGGCGCGGGCAAGAGCACACTGTTGGGACTGTTGAACGGAACGGTGTTTCCCACCACTGGAACAGTGACGGTCTTGGGGCGAGATCTGGCGCAACTGGGACCGCAACAATTGCGACAGGTGCAGCGCTCGATCGGGACGGTCTACCAGCAGTTTCATTTGGTGGGCAACCTGCGGGCGATCCATAACGTCAATGCCGGTCATTTGGGACGTTGGCCGGGGTGGAAATCCCTCTGGTCGTTGATCTGGCCGCAAGAGGTGGAGACCGCGAAGCTGGCATTAGAACGGGTGGGTATTTCTGAGAAGCTTTACGAACGGACCGATCGCCTGTCGGGGGGACAGCAGCAGCGGCTGGCCCTCGCTCGCGTGCTGGTGCAACAACCCAAGCTGATTTTGGCGGACGAACCCATTGCCAGCCTCGATCCCGAACGCAGCCGCGAGATCGTGGATTTGCTGCGGCAGTTGTGTGTCGAGTCGGGTATCACATTAGTGACGAGCTTGCATGCGGTGGAATTTGCCCGCAGCCATTGCGATCGCATTGTCGGGTTGCGTCGGGGCCGCATTGCCTTCGATTGCCTTGCTGCCGAAGTCAGCTCCCAAATGCTGCAGGATCTCTATCGGCTTGAGGGGGGGTAA
- a CDS encoding ABC transporter permease codes for MQLSWVKRSDSGRLLWGIACMGAIAFALAYAGGFGQDAVNVGGLPLLWRFVSASLRPDLSLDFVRLAMHESAVTLAYAVCGSALSVILGAIGGLLASRVWWSAVSAPQRRGKTVLPRAIARALLAGPRAIHEAIWGLLFVSIFGLDSLSAILALAIPFGAITAKVFADILDDTPPHALNALLDSGSPAAIAILYGLLPQAFLNLLSYSFYRFECALRSAAVLGIIGAGGLGYQILLSLQSLRYEQLWTLFYASIVLNGTVDFASALLRQKLGAPNRLDLNARKLGRGAYRRSSGGERYWLAGMGAIAATLIPLCFWYLHPDLSKLRSARTYELLGDIGRQSFPLHLNGADLANLLHLSLQTAAMSVLAIAVAGLGAMLLAFPAAHNFFLPGGLLDPTGGDRRSGAVAWVGLLLSRGLLLIFRAIPAPIWALVCLFVFFPGVLPGAIALGIHNLGILGRLMAEAIENLDRRPLLALKAQGAPALLVFAYGVIPASLTRFVAYVLYRWEVCVRETVIVGLVGAGGLGRLLMEQLSSFDYRGVMASLLCLVVLTAIADAASDRMRKVMQ; via the coding sequence ATGCAGCTTAGCTGGGTCAAACGGTCGGACAGCGGTCGCCTGTTGTGGGGGATAGCTTGTATGGGGGCGATCGCCTTCGCGCTGGCTTACGCGGGGGGATTCGGACAGGATGCGGTGAATGTCGGTGGCTTGCCGCTACTTTGGCGATTCGTCAGTGCTAGCCTGCGCCCCGATCTGAGCCTCGACTTCGTGCGTCTCGCCATGCACGAGAGTGCGGTCACGCTGGCCTATGCTGTCTGCGGCTCGGCTTTGAGCGTGATATTGGGAGCGATCGGCGGATTGCTGGCGTCTCGGGTATGGTGGTCTGCTGTCAGTGCTCCCCAGCGTCGGGGAAAAACGGTTTTGCCTCGGGCGATCGCCCGCGCTCTCCTCGCCGGTCCGAGGGCGATCCACGAAGCCATTTGGGGCTTGTTATTCGTCAGCATTTTTGGCTTGGACTCCCTCAGTGCCATCCTCGCCCTTGCCATCCCCTTCGGGGCTATCACCGCCAAAGTTTTTGCTGACATCCTCGACGACACGCCCCCCCACGCCCTCAACGCCTTGCTAGACAGTGGCAGTCCTGCCGCGATCGCCATTCTCTACGGTTTGTTGCCCCAAGCCTTTTTGAATTTACTGTCCTATTCCTTCTACCGGTTTGAGTGTGCCCTGCGCTCTGCGGCGGTCTTGGGCATTATTGGGGCTGGCGGTCTCGGCTACCAAATCCTGCTCAGCCTGCAATCGTTGCGCTACGAACAACTGTGGACTTTGTTCTACGCCTCGATCGTTCTGAACGGCACGGTCGATTTCGCCAGCGCTCTGCTGCGCCAAAAACTGGGGGCCCCCAATCGGCTAGATCTCAACGCTCGCAAGCTCGGTCGGGGAGCTTATCGTCGCAGTTCCGGCGGAGAGCGGTATTGGCTGGCCGGCATGGGGGCGATCGCCGCAACGTTAATTCCCCTGTGCTTTTGGTACCTCCATCCCGATCTCTCTAAACTTCGATCGGCACGCACCTACGAGCTTTTGGGGGATATCGGTCGTCAGTCGTTTCCCCTCCATCTCAACGGTGCGGATCTTGCTAACCTGTTGCACCTGTCTCTGCAAACAGCAGCAATGTCGGTGTTGGCGATCGCCGTCGCGGGTTTGGGAGCTATGTTGCTGGCGTTTCCTGCCGCCCACAATTTTTTCCTGCCGGGAGGATTGCTCGATCCCACTGGCGGCGATCGCCGCAGTGGTGCGGTGGCTTGGGTGGGGTTACTGCTGTCGAGGGGATTGCTGCTAATTTTCCGAGCTATCCCCGCGCCAATTTGGGCCTTGGTCTGTCTATTTGTGTTCTTTCCGGGGGTGCTGCCGGGGGCGATCGCGCTGGGCATTCACAACTTAGGGATTTTGGGACGGCTGATGGCGGAGGCCATTGAAAATCTCGATCGCCGCCCTCTTTTGGCCCTCAAGGCGCAGGGGGCTCCTGCTCTGCTGGTGTTTGCTTACGGCGTCATTCCGGCAAGCCTGACTCGATTTGTGGCTTATGTTCTCTATCGCTGGGAAGTCTGCGTGCGGGAGACGGTCATTGTGGGTTTGGTGGGGGCAGGGGGGTTGGGTCGGTTGTTGATGGAGCAATTGAGTAGTTTCGACTATCGAGGGGTGATGGCGTCGTTGTTGTGTTTGGTGGTGCTGACGGCGATCGCGGATGCTGCAAGCGATCGTATGCGCAAAGTGATGCAGTAG